The genomic interval CGAGTGAACCGACAAGCGAGCTGCCGGAGGACGTCACGAGCGGGTGGGGGCGCTACGCGGCCCATCGCTTTCGGTCCCCGCGATCCGTTGCCGTGCGGGGCCGGTTCTCGTTGCTCAAGGAGACGAGGCCGACCGGTCGCCGGGCCCCACTGGGCCGGATGGCCGGTCTGTTCGTGGTCGGCCGCCGTCCCGACGGCAGCTTCCGGACCCGCCTGACCCGGGACCTCTCCTGCACCTGCCTGGGCGCGGCCCGCCGCTGACCGCGGCGGCTCACCGGGAAACCCGGCTCACCTGGACGTGAACACGGAAACATCGCCTTCACGTTCGAGGCGGCGGCAGGAAATACGCCCTGCCTAGCGTGCCCCGTGGCCGGCTGCCGGCCGTCGCAGCCACCGCACGCCCAGGAGACCGCATGAGCAGTACCGAGCAACGATCGAAGGAACCCGCCGTCCGCGAAGAGACTCCGCACGCCAGGGCCGGGCACGCGGCCCGGGAGACCTTGGAGGACTACACCCTCCGCTTCGCCCCGCGCGGCTACCGCCGCTGGACGCCGATGGTCGTGGCGACCACGGCGATGGGCGGGATCGCGTACCTGGCCGACTTCTCGATCGGCGCCGGCATCGGCCTCACGCACGGCACCGGGAACGCCCTCGCCGCGATCCTCGTCGCCGCCGTGGTCATCTTCGTCACCGGCTTTCCTCTCGCCTACTACGGGGCGCGCTACAACATCGACCTGGACCTGATCACCCGCGGCTCCGGCTTCGGCTACTACGGTTCGGTCCTGACCAGCGTCATCTTCGCCAGCTTCACCTTCGTCTTCTTCGCCCTCGAAGGATCGATCATGGCGCAGGGGCTGAAGCTGGGCCTGGGGCTGCCGCTGTGGCTCGGTTATCTGGTCTCGACGTTCATGGTGATCCCCCTGGTCGTCTACGGGATGAAGGCGCTCAGCAGGCTTCAGGTGTGGACGACACCCGTCTGGTTGCTGCTGATGGTGGGACCGCTGGTCTACCTGGTGGCCACCGACCCGGGCACCGTGGACCGCTGGTTGTCCTACGCGGGCACCGACGGCCAGGGAGGGGTGAACACCGCCTCGGTGCTGCTGGGCTCCGGCGTCTGCCTGTCACTGATCGCGCAGATCGGCGAACAGATCGACTACCTGCGTTTCATGCCTCCCCGTACCGACGCGAACCGCCGCGCCTGGTGGACGGCGGTCGTGGTGGCCGGTCCCGGCTGGGTCGTGCTCGGTGCGCTGAAACAGGCGACAGGAGTCTTCCTCGCCGTCTACGTCATCGCCTCGGTGGGGCCGGCGGCCGCGACCGAGCCCGTTCAGCAGTTCAAGGCCGCCTTCGACGCGATGATGCCCTCGTGGCTGGTCGTTCCGCTGGCCGTGGTCCTGGTCGTGATCAGCCAGATCAAGATCAACGTGACGAACGCCTACTCCGGCTCACTGGCCTGGACCAACTCCTTCACCCGGCTGACCGGGCGCTACCCGGGCCGCATGGTGTTCGTCCTGCTCAACCTGGCCTTCGCGCTGGCGCTGATGGAGGCCGACATGTTCAGCTTCCTCAACCGCGTCCTGAGCTTCTACTCCAACTGCGCCATCGCCTGGGTCGTCACCGTGGCCACGGACATCATCGTGAACAAGTACCTGCTGAAACTCTCCCCGCACGCCCCCGAGTTCCGGCGCGGCATGCTGTACGCCGTCAACCCCGTGGGCACGGTCGCCTTCGTCGCCGCCTCCGGCCTGTCGATCGCCCTGTACTTCCACGCCCTCGGCGACACGCTCCAGCCCTACTCGCCGGTCGCGGCGGCACTGATCGCCTTCGTCCTCACCCCGCTGATGGCCGTACTGACCAAGGGGCGCTACTACCTGCGCCGCACCACGGACGGGATCGACGAACCCCTGCTCGACGCCGACGGCAACCCGAGCGCCACGCTCTACGAGTGCCACGTGTGCCGGCAGGAGTTCGAGCGCCCGGACGTGGCCGCCTGCCGCACCCACGACGCCGTGGTCTGCTCCCTGTGCCTGAGCACCGACAGGATCGGCGACCACGTCCTCCCCGCGGGCGGATGAGGAACGTCGTGACCGTCGGACCGGCGTCAGCCGGCGGCGGGTTCGATGCCCCAGGCGGCGGCCCGGCCGGCGGCGGCCGCGCGGTTGGGGACGCCGAGCTTGGTGAGGATGTGCTCGATGTGGGTCCCCACGGTGCGCGGTGTGACGTACAGCCGCTCGGCTATCTCCCGGTTGGTGCGGCCGGCTGTCAGTTCGGCCAGCACCTGGAGCTCACGTGGTGAGAGCCCGCCGGGCCGCCCTGTGCCAGGGTGCCGCGCGTCCGCGGCGGGGCCGGCCGTGACGGCCTCCTCGGGCCGCGGACCCGCGTGACGGGCCACGGCCGCGGCGAGGGCCTCGGTGAGCAGGGTGACCACGGCGCGCGCCGGATCGGGCGTGCGCCGCGGCCGGCGGGTGCTGACGTTCAGCATGCCGACGTACCGGCCGTCGGCGGCGAACAGGCACTGGGCCACGCCGTCCTCGATGCCGAGGGGAGACAGCACGTCCTGGAAGCCCGGGGAGGCCGCCAGGAGCCGCGGGGGGACGTCCCTGAGCCAGAGGCCGCCCCGGGCCGGACTGCGGAGCACGGGGAACACCGGGTCGTGGTGGAGGCGGGTCTCGATGTAGGCCGTGGCGTCGTCCGGGTAGCTCCCGGCCAGCGTGGTGTGGCGCCGGCGCAGCGGATCCCACCGGGACAGGGAGGCGTGGTCGTACTCCATCACCTCCGACAGCGCCGCCAGGACCGTGTCGACGCCGGTCGCGCCGCTCGTGGCGCTCCTGGCGGCCTCGCGGACGTGGACGGCCGCGTCCAGGATGTCCGCCGTGCTCCGCTCCGTTGCCATTCCCCAAGGATGATCATGTGGCTGGAATACGTCAATCGCGGAGGGTGTCGTGCACGACCCGCCCGTCCATGACGGTGAGGACGACGGGCATCTCCGGGATGTCGTGGGGGTCGGCGGTGAGCAGGTCCCCGTCGAGCACGCAGAGGTCCGCGACCTTGCCCGGCTCAAGGGAGCCCTTCCAGTCGTCGGCGAAGTCCTGCCACGCCGCGTCGATCGTGTACGTACGGATCGCCTCGGCGAGCCCGATGCGCTGCCCGGGGCCGCTGACCCGGCCGGTGGCCTTCGACTCGCGCAGCATCATGGTGGCGACGCCCTGGCGCCAGTCCGGGTACGTGACGGGGGCGTCGGAGCCGCTCGCGACCCGTACGCCGGCGTCGATGGCATCGCGGTAGGGCCATGCGTACGCGGCCCGTTCGGCGCCGACGAAATCCTCCTCCATGTCGGCGACGGTCCACTTGATGGTGGGGTTCATGTTGACGCCGAAGCCGTGCGCGGCCAGCACCTTCATGCTGTACGCGGTGAGGAAGTCGCCGTGGATGACGTAGTGGCGGGCGTCGGGCCGCGGGTGCTCGGCCACGGCGGCGGCGAAGGCGTCCGCGACGGTGTCGCAGGCCCGGTCGCCGGTGACGTGGACGCCCAGCTGGTACCCGGCGGCGTGGGCGTGCCGGATGACGGCCCCGATCTCGGCGGCCCGCTCGGTGTCGCTCCCGCCGCCGACGCACAGGGAGCCGCAGCCGCCGCCGACGTACGGCTCGTGCATCCAGGCCGTCTTGTTGGGGACCACGCCGTCGGCGAAGACCTTGACCCCGTGGATCGCGAGGCGGCGCGGATCGGCGTCGCCGGACACGCTGAGAGCGTCGAGGGTGCGGGCGAACTCCTCGGCGGTGCTCGTCATGCCGGTGGGCAGCAGCAGGACGCCGACGCGTGCGGTCAGCTCGCCCTCGGCCAGCAGCTCGCGGTAGACGTCGAGGGTCTCCGTGCCCAGCGTGCCCCGGGTGATGCCGGCGCCGCCGGGGCCGAGCCCGGGCTCGGTGTAGCTGGTCACGCCGAGCCGGGCGAGCGTGGCGAGGGCCGACCTGATCGCGTCGGCCCGTTCCTGCCGGCTGAGCGGCGGCAGCGCGTTCTGGACGAGGGCCTGGGCCCCCTCGTGGAGCAGCCCGGTCGGCTCCCCGGCCTCGTCCGCGACGATGGCTCCGCCGGGCGGCGCGACGGTGTGCCGGTCGATCCCGATGAGCTCCAGCGCCTTGGAGTTGACCCAGGTGGCGTGCCCGGAGAAGGAGTACAGGACGACGGGGTGGTCCGGGCTCACGGCGTCGAGATCGCGCCGCGAGGGCAGCCGCGAAGGTTCGGAGACGCACTCGTCGAGGTAGCCGGTGTCCCAGCCGTGCCCCGTGATCCACTGCCCGCCGGGCAGCCGCCCGGCGGCCTCCCGCACCGCCTCGGCCACGTCCGCGAGGGAGGACACGGCGGGATGGCCGAGGTCGAGGGAGAGCGGCGGCGTCGCCATGCCGAAGGCGCACCCGTGCAGATGGGAATCGTTGATACCGGGAAGCAGCGTCGCTCCCCGCAGGTCGACGACGCGGGTGCCGGGCCCGACGAGCGGTGCGACGTCGTCCCGCCCACCGACGGCACTGATGACCCCACCGGTCACCGCCAGGGCCGAGGCGAGGGAGAACCCCGCATCGACCGTGACCACCCGCCCGCCGAGAAACACCAGATCCGCGTACGTGCCCATAGAAGGTCCTTTCGGAAGCGGGCGGCACCACGGCCGCCCGCGAGCGATCTCCCGAGGACTATGACCGCGCTTTTGCCTCGCGCACATCGGTCATGTCACCGATACGCGCGTTTGTGGGGGCGGGCTGACGGCTCGTGCGCGCATCGTGCACCGATCCGTCGGACACACTGGTGCCGTGACCACACCGGTCCGCTGGCGCCCGGCGACCGACGGCCGGTCGGCGGAGCGGCCGGGTACAGTCACCCGATGCTGCGTATCGACTTCCCCATCGCCACCACCCGGCTGACACTCCGTCCGTTCCGGCCCGAGGACGCCGAGGACGTCGGCGACTACCAAGGCCGGCCCGACGTCGCCCGATTCATGCGGTGGGAGCCGCGCGGAGCGGAGGACGTCCGGGTGGCGGTGGAGCAGATGACCCGGGAGACCGGGCTGGTCTCGGACGGGGACTGCCTCAGCCTGGCGGTCGTCGAGCCGGGCACGGGGAAGGTCGTCGGACAGGTCGAACTCGTCCTGCTCAGCGCGGAACACCGCCAGGGCGAGCTCGGCTATGTCTTCCACCCCGCTCACCAGGGCAAGGGCTTCGCCACCGAGGCCGCGTCCGCCGTCCTGCGCCTGGGCTTCGAGGAACTGGGGCTGCACCGGGTGATCGGCCGCTGCCACGCGGACAACACCGCCTCCGCCGGTCTCCTCGAACGGCTGGGCATGCGCCGGGAGGCCCGTCTCATCGGGACGGAGTTCTTCAAGGGGGCATGGCGCGACGACCTGGTGTACGCCATGCTCCAGCGGGAGTGGCAGGCACCGGCCGCCCGGCGGGACACGGCACATGCCCCTGAAGCAGGCACCGGCGCCCGCGCTTGACCGAGGCCGGGCCGGGCGGCCGCGCGGGTCGGCCTTGAGATCCCTACCCGCCCCGCGGGTCACCGATTCTTGAACTCCTCGATGGCCGCCCTGGCCGCATGCTGCATCGCGTCGCTTCCGGCGTGCCCGGAGTCCTCGAAGATGTGGAGCCGCGCGTCCGGCCACACCTTCGCCAGCTCCCACGCCGTCGGTACCGGGCTGCCCATGTCGTGTCGGCCGTGGACCAGTACCGCCGGCTTCAGGCGCGAGGGTTCAGTGGCCCGATGCGGTAGAGGATCTCGTCATGGTCGCCGCCCGGGAGCTCCTCCGCGAGGAACAGCGGTTCGGTGTGGATGTCGGCGTCGTATGCGTTGGCGACCATACGCAGCAGCATGGTGATCGGCTTGTTCTGCTCGGAGACGCTGGTTTCGACGTATTTCGCCCCCGCGGCCAGCTGGAGGTCGATCGCGTTCGCGAGGATGTCGATTCCGAGCCCAGAGATGCCGCTGCCGGGCTTGACCGCCGCCTGCCAGATGAAGAACGTATCCGGTTCGTCGGGGCGGCGGTATCCGGTCATGAAGCCCACGATGTCGTCGCCCGCGGTGGCCACCATGGAGGTCTTGGCGAAGTCCCGGAACCAGAGCGTGTAGTGGTAGGAACTGTTGTCGTCCAGCATCGGCTCGTCGACGACCATCCGCCACACGGGGACGGCGTCCTTCGGGGTAGGTGTGCGGTAGCGGACTTCGGTCTTCTCCGACAGTGAGCCGGTCATCGTTCTTCCCTTCGCGTCAGGCGGATCAGAGCGTCAATCGGTGGGGTCCGGGGCGGCCGGCGATCGCGCGCACATCGGTGATCCGGTGTGTGCTCGCGATCGCGGCGGCGTGCCCTTCCACGAACACGTCCAGGAGGTGGACCTCGGACGAAGGCCAGTCCTCGGCGGGACTCCCGTGGGGAAGGGCCAGGTCACCCCGCACCCCGATACGGTCCAGCCGGGCCGCCAGGCCGTGTCCCGTGAGCTTGACGGTGGCCTCTTTCCTGGACCAGAGCCTCGTGAAGGCCCCGGGCAGTTCATGCGGGGGCAGCTGGGACAGGGCCACGCGTTCGTCCGGTGTCGTGGTGCGCGCGAGGAGACCCTGCGGGACGCCGGGGCCCGCGATCGTTTCGAGGTCGATGCCCACGAGCCCGTACGCCACGACCCCGACCAGAACCCGGTGGCGAGTGTGCGCGACCGAGTACTCGTACCCGGCTCCGACGACGCGAGGGCGGCCATGGCCGGCGCCGCAGCGTTCACAGGTGCGCTCGACGCGCACCTGGCGGGGAGGGCTGCCGGTGTACCGGCAGGCGATCAGACGCTGAGTCGCTCGCGAGGTGACGAAGAGATCTCGTCGCCCGCCCTCGGGAATCGCCTCGGCGCGGGCCGCCTCGTCGGGTGCCAGCAGTCCTTCCCAGCCGGGTCGCGCGCGGACGGGCACCGACCAGAGGTGGCACTCGCCGGCGGCGGGCAGGGCGTCGACGGCGGACAGCTTCGCTCCCTTCCCGGTACGGTTCCGAATTCGTCGTCCGCGGCCCCGGCAGGTCGCTCGCGTGACCCGGTCGCCGGGGCCGCGAGCGACGAAGGCCGGGATCAGACCTCGTACTCGGTTCCGACGCCGTCGAAGCGGAGGCGGTCCTGGATGAACACCTCCTCGCCGTTCTTGTCGTAGCCGGTCAAGAGGCCTGCCTCCATGAGGCGGATGACGATCTGGGAGCTCAGCTCCTGCTGGTCGGCTTCGCTCAGTTCGCGGATGAGCTCCTTGTAGCCGACCTCCTCCTTGAGGAGGCGGCTGAAGATCTGCCGGTGCTTCTCCTCCAGCGGCCACTTGATCATGTCGCGGCCCTCCTCATTGGCGAGGACCTGCTTGGACTCCAGCCTGAACGTCTCCGGATCGACCTTGTAGTACGGCTTGAGGGCCACCTCCTTACCGTTCCACTGGAGACGCTTGATGCGGTTGAGCCGCTTGGTCAGCTGACTGATCCAGCGCACGCGGGCGGGGTTGAGCTCGTCGTCGGTGAACTCGTCGCTCAGCTCCATGCGCTGGTGGCGTCCGATGCTCATCATGGTCGTCGCGCGGTCCCGGAAGTCGGTCACCGACCACGTGCCGTCCTTGCTGGAAGCGGCCAGGCGTTCGAACCAGCGCTTGCGGTTCAGCCGCCCGTCGTCGGATTCACTGATGCGCCGCCTGACCCAGAACTCCGACTCCGGTTCGGTGAAGGAGGCCAGGGTGTAGAAGGAGGCGAGGAACTCGTGGTATTGCTCGTAGGTCTCACGGTAGGCGCGGTTGTACCAGGCGTGGACCTCCTCGGTCTCCTCCTCCCGCCTGGTGATCCGGTCGATCGCGGCGGCCGCGGAGACGGCCGACTGCGTGGCCAGGTGCACGCCCTGGGAGAACAGCGGGTCGGTGAAGCAGGCCGAGTCGCCGGAGAGGAAGTAGCGGCCGCCGGAGTACACCTCGGAGTCGTACGACCAGTCGTGGACCACCCGGACCTCGTCGACCATCTCGGCGTCACCGAGGATCTCCTTGGCCCGGACGGCCTTGGCGAGGGACTCACGGTAGAAGCGGTCGGGGCCCCTCTCCTTCACCTCGCTCGACTTCGAGCGGTCGACGACCAGTCCGACACTGTAGAGGTCGCCCTTGAGCGGGATCATCCACACCCAGCCGTCCTCGAAGGTGATGGAGTAAGTCGTTCCGTTGAGATCGCCCTCGAAGGGGTCGGGGCAGCGGAAGTACGACCAGATCGCGAAGCTCTTGTAGAACTCGTCGTAGCGCCGCACTTTGAGCTTCCGGGCCAGGGGCCCGTTGGCGCCGCCGGCGTCGATCACGAAGTCGCACTCCACCTGCCTCGCGTCACCGCCCTGGCCCGCGGTGAGCGACACCTTTCCGGGATCCGCTATGTCGACATGGGACACCGGCGTGTTCTCGTGCACCTCGATGCCGCGCTCCTTCACCTCGTCGAGGAGGAGCTGGTCGAATTCCTCACGCTTGACCTGGATGGCGTGGTCGAAGACCCACGGCGACGTCTTCGGAGTGGTGAAGGAGAAGGTCCACGGAGCCTCGTCCTGGCCCCACAGGAAAGTGGCCGAGGGCTTCTCGACGAAGCCGGCGGCATCGATCCTGTCCTGAAGGCCGAGCCGGTCGAAGATGGACAGCGAACCGGGGAGGAGGGATTCCCCGATCCGGTAGCGGGGGAAGCTGTCGCGCTCGAAGACGACCGGTTCGTGGCCGAGCTTGTGCAGCGTGAGGGCGGCGGTGCAGCCGGCGGGTCCGGCCCCGATGATGGCGACGGTCGATCGGTTCATGGGCGTTTCCTTCACGACTGGAGGGACTTGATGGACTTGACGCGGCTCGGGGAGAGGTAGGAGAAGCCGCTCGCGGCGTTCTCGAACATGGTGATCCCCGCCTGGAAGCGGCATGCGTCGCCGATGGCGACCTCCGGGGCGACGGTGCAGCCGAGGCCGAAGAAGTTCCGGTCCCCGATCTCCACGCTGTTGCCGCCGTGGAAGTTCGGGGAGAAGAAGTTGCCCGACCCGATGCGGGAGTGGTGCCCGAACGTGCACCGGTAATTGACGACGTTGTAGCTTCCGAGGACGGTGTTCACGCCGACGTAGTTGTCCGGTCCGATGATGTTGCCCACGCCGTCGACCGCGGCGGGGTCGACGCGGGAGGAGGGGTGGACGATGTTGACCGCCTCCAGCTTCCGCGGCGTGATGTACTCCTCGATCGACTCGCGCCGCGGCTCCATGCCGGGCACGGCGAGGACGACCTTCGCCCCCTCGTCCGGCTCGTACTCGGTGAGCTTCGACCACTGCCCGTCCGGCGCGTGGACGTCCTCGCCCTCGACGGCGAGGAAGCGCTCGACACCGAAACCGGAGTCCTCGGCATAGCGCGCGACTTCCAGCGCGAACTTGCCCGCTCCTATGACGACCACGGAAGTCATCGCTGGATCCTCTTCTTCTTGAACCGGGCCGGAACAGGTATCTCGTCGATCACAGTGATCTTGGCGGGCATCTTGAACGCCTCGACCTTGCCGTCGAGGAACTCACGGACATGCCGGCGGACTTCGGACTTCCCCATCTCGCCATCGGGTTTGACGTCGACGTGGACGGCCTGCCCTGTGATCGAGTTCGGTTTCCCGTAGACGGTGCAGTAGGCGATGCGGGGGCTGCCCATG from Streptomyces albireticuli carries:
- a CDS encoding 4'-phosphopantetheinyl transferase family protein, which produces MPVRARPGWEGLLAPDEAARAEAIPEGGRRDLFVTSRATQRLIACRYTGSPPRQVRVERTCERCGAGHGRPRVVGAGYEYSVAHTRHRVLVGVVAYGLVGIDLETIAGPGVPQGLLARTTTPDERVALSQLPPHELPGAFTRLWSRKEATVKLTGHGLAARLDRIGVRGDLALPHGSPAEDWPSSEVHLLDVFVEGHAAAIASTHRITDVRAIAGRPGPHRLTL
- the ectA gene encoding diaminobutyrate acetyltransferase; the protein is MTGSLSEKTEVRYRTPTPKDAVPVWRMVVDEPMLDDNSSYHYTLWFRDFAKTSMVATAGDDIVGFMTGYRRPDEPDTFFIWQAAVKPGSGISGLGIDILANAIDLQLAAGAKYVETSVSEQNKPITMLLRMVANAYDADIHTEPLFLAEELPGGDHDEILYRIGPLNPRA
- a CDS encoding purine-cytosine permease family protein, which gives rise to MSSTEQRSKEPAVREETPHARAGHAARETLEDYTLRFAPRGYRRWTPMVVATTAMGGIAYLADFSIGAGIGLTHGTGNALAAILVAAVVIFVTGFPLAYYGARYNIDLDLITRGSGFGYYGSVLTSVIFASFTFVFFALEGSIMAQGLKLGLGLPLWLGYLVSTFMVIPLVVYGMKALSRLQVWTTPVWLLLMVGPLVYLVATDPGTVDRWLSYAGTDGQGGVNTASVLLGSGVCLSLIAQIGEQIDYLRFMPPRTDANRRAWWTAVVVAGPGWVVLGALKQATGVFLAVYVIASVGPAAATEPVQQFKAAFDAMMPSWLVVPLAVVLVVISQIKINVTNAYSGSLAWTNSFTRLTGRYPGRMVFVLLNLAFALALMEADMFSFLNRVLSFYSNCAIAWVVTVATDIIVNKYLLKLSPHAPEFRRGMLYAVNPVGTVAFVAASGLSIALYFHALGDTLQPYSPVAAALIAFVLTPLMAVLTKGRYYLRRTTDGIDEPLLDADGNPSATLYECHVCRQEFERPDVAACRTHDAVVCSLCLSTDRIGDHVLPAGG
- a CDS encoding GNAT family N-acetyltransferase; this translates as MLRIDFPIATTRLTLRPFRPEDAEDVGDYQGRPDVARFMRWEPRGAEDVRVAVEQMTRETGLVSDGDCLSLAVVEPGTGKVVGQVELVLLSAEHRQGELGYVFHPAHQGKGFATEAASAVLRLGFEELGLHRVIGRCHADNTASAGLLERLGMRREARLIGTEFFKGAWRDDLVYAMLQREWQAPAARRDTAHAPEAGTGARA
- a CDS encoding helix-turn-helix transcriptional regulator, with translation MATERSTADILDAAVHVREAARSATSGATGVDTVLAALSEVMEYDHASLSRWDPLRRRHTTLAGSYPDDATAYIETRLHHDPVFPVLRSPARGGLWLRDVPPRLLAASPGFQDVLSPLGIEDGVAQCLFAADGRYVGMLNVSTRRPRRTPDPARAVVTLLTEALAAAVARHAGPRPEEAVTAGPAADARHPGTGRPGGLSPRELQVLAELTAGRTNREIAERLYVTPRTVGTHIEHILTKLGVPNRAAAAGRAAAWGIEPAAG
- a CDS encoding amidohydrolase — its product is MGTYADLVFLGGRVVTVDAGFSLASALAVTGGVISAVGGRDDVAPLVGPGTRVVDLRGATLLPGINDSHLHGCAFGMATPPLSLDLGHPAVSSLADVAEAVREAAGRLPGGQWITGHGWDTGYLDECVSEPSRLPSRRDLDAVSPDHPVVLYSFSGHATWVNSKALELIGIDRHTVAPPGGAIVADEAGEPTGLLHEGAQALVQNALPPLSRQERADAIRSALATLARLGVTSYTEPGLGPGGAGITRGTLGTETLDVYRELLAEGELTARVGVLLLPTGMTSTAEEFARTLDALSVSGDADPRRLAIHGVKVFADGVVPNKTAWMHEPYVGGGCGSLCVGGGSDTERAAEIGAVIRHAHAAGYQLGVHVTGDRACDTVADAFAAAVAEHPRPDARHYVIHGDFLTAYSMKVLAAHGFGVNMNPTIKWTVADMEEDFVGAERAAYAWPYRDAIDAGVRVASGSDAPVTYPDWRQGVATMMLRESKATGRVSGPGQRIGLAEAIRTYTIDAAWQDFADDWKGSLEPGKVADLCVLDGDLLTADPHDIPEMPVVLTVMDGRVVHDTLRD